The proteins below are encoded in one region of Brassica napus cultivar Da-Ae chromosome A6, Da-Ae, whole genome shotgun sequence:
- the LOC106348291 gene encoding septum site-determining protein minD homolog, chloroplastic: MASLRVFSTTSHQPPLLPSSLSSNPLSTSPRFVKSPSRRTPIRSVLQFNRKPQLAGETPRIVVITSGKGGVGKTTTTANVGLSLARYGFSVVAIDADLGLRNLDLLLGLENRVNYTVVEVLNGDCRLDQALVRDKRWSNFELLCISKPRSKLPMGFGGKALEWLVDALKTRPEGSPDFIIIDCPAGIDAGFITAITPANEAVLVTTPDITALRDADRVTGLLECDGIRDIKMIVNRVRTDMIRGEDMMSVLDVQEMLGLSLLGAIPEDSEVIRSTNRGFPLVLNKPPTLAGLAFEQAAWRLVEQDSMKAVMVEEEPKKRGFFSFFGG, from the coding sequence ATGGCGTCTCTGCGCGTGTTCTCCACGACGAGCCATCAACCTCCGCTTCTTCCATCGTCACTCTCTTCAAATCCCCTATCAACCTCACCACGATTCGTCAAAAGCCCTAGCAGACGAACTCCAATTCGATCCGTTCTCCAATTCAATCGCAAACCCCAGCTCGCCGGAGAAACGCCGCGCATCGTCGTCATCACCTCCGGAAAAGGCGGCGTCGGAAAGACAACCACCACCGCAAACGTCGGACTCTCCCTCGCGCGCTACGGCTTCTCGGTCGTCGCAATCGACGCGGACCTCGGCCTCCGCAACCTCGATCTCCTCCTAGGGCTAGAGAATCGCGTCAACTACACCGTCGTCGAGGTCCTCAACGGAGACTGCCGCCTCGATCAAGCTCTCGTGCGCGACAAGCGCTGGTCCAACTTCGAACTGCTATGCATCTCGAAACCTAGGTCGAAGCTCCCGATGGGATTCGGCGGGAAAGCGCTCGAGTGGCTCGTCGACGCCCTTAAAACGAGGCCGGAAGGCTCCCCGGACTTCATAATCATCGATTGCCCCGCCGGAATCGACGCCGGGTTCATAACCGCCATCACTCCGGCGAACGAGGCGGTTCTTGTGACGACTCCTGATATAACGGCGCTTAGGGACGCGGATAGGGTCACGGGGCTGCTTGAGTGCGACGGGATTAGGGATATAAAGATGATTGTGAATAGAGTGAGGACTGATATGATCAGAGGGGAAGATATGATGTCTGTGTTGGATGTGCAGGAGATGCTTGGTTTGTCGCTGCTCGGCGCGATTCCTGAAGACTCTGAGGTGATCAGGAGCACGAACCGCGGGTTTCCGCTTGTTTTGAATAAGCCTCCGACGCTTGCGGGGTTGGCGTTTGAGCAGGCGGCGTGGAGGCTCGTGGAGCAGGATAGTATGAAGGCTGTTATGGTGGAGGAGGAGCCTAAGAAACGtggcttcttctctttctttggtGGTTGA
- the LOC106348290 gene encoding S-type anion channel SLAH3-like — protein MEGRSNCVQIELEEELPTLLRTATTEEMVGFDNYKDNNLPLPRFISRFHPYHASTTTLNGQEAARSSMEAHRSYIEDLKETAPWMQINHQRKPSLSMPTSPNILMISDPTSTSSDNNNTVSTGKSVKFISQPMAKVSSLYIGSGNDDDDGRRHDNHHHQQHQQQSGQLQNQNPGMHKLKDHRYTSFKTWSGKLERQFTRKPAAIEPETPNRPKENINTNEAMPVDRYYDALEGPELETLRPLEEIVLPSEQTWPFLLRYPISTFGMCLGVSSQAIMWKTLATAEPTKFLHVPLWINQALWFISVALVFTIAIIYLLKIILYFEAVRREYYHPIRINFFFAPFISLLFLALGVPPSVMTELPQFLWYLLMFPFICLELKIYGQWMSGGQRRLSRVANPTNHLSIVGNFVGALLGASMGLREGPMFFYAVGMAHYLVLFVTLYQRLPTNETLPKDLHPVFFLFVAAPSVASMAWAKITGSFDYGSKVCYFIAIFLYFSLAVRINFFRGIKFSLSWWAYTFPMTGAAIATIRYATVVRSTMTQVMCVILCAIATLVVSALLVTTIIHVFVLGDLFPNDYAIAISNRPRRKQTSHHRWLDQLRNVSSENIENFLKFTDSDSSQSNDLEAGNGKIQENDSA, from the exons ATGGAGGGGAGATCAAATTGTGTGCAAATAGAATTAGAAGAAGAGCTGCCAACATTACTGAGAACAGCCACGACAGAAGAAATGGTTGGCTTTGACAATTACAAGGATAATAATCTTCCTCTTCCACGCTTCATCAGTCGCTTTCATCCTTATCATGCATCCACGACTACTTtg AATGGTCAAGAAGCAGCAAGATCATCAATGGAAGCTCATCGTAGCTATATTGAGGATCTCAAAGAGACTGCACCATGGATGCAGATcaatcatcaaagaaaaccatCACTTTCAATGCCAACTTCACCAAATATTCTCATGATATCCGATCCGACATCAACGTCTTCCGACAACAACAACACTGTATCGACTGGAAAGTCAGTCAAGTTCATCTCTCAGCCGATGGCCAAAGTGTCATCTCTCTACATAGGAAGCggcaatgatgatgatgatggtcgTCGTCATgacaatcatcatcatcagcaacATCAACAACAGAGTGGTCAACTTCAAAATCAAAACCCGGGGATGCATAAGCTTAAGGATCACAGGTACACCTCGTTCAAGACTTGGTCAGGGAAACTGGAGAGACAGTTTACAAGAAAACCAGCTGCTATTGAACCGGAGACACCAAACCGGCCTAAGGAgaatataaatactaatgaAGCCATGCCTGTGGACCGTTACTATGATGCCTTGGAAGGTCCTGAATTAGAGACTCTCCGG CCTCTAGAAGAAATCGTTCTACCAAGTGAACAAACGTGGCCGTTTCTTCTTCGTTACCCCATATCAACCTTCGGTATGTGCCTTGGAGTGAGCAGCCAAGCCATAATGTGGAAAACCCTAGCCACTGCCGAGCCAACCAAGTTCCTCCATGTGCCCCTATGGATCAACCAAGCTCTCTGGTTCATCTCAGTCGCTTTAGTCTTTACCATTGCCATCATTTACCTCCTCAAAATCATCCTCTACTTCGAAGCCGTACGCCGTGAATACTACCACCCCATCAGAATCAACTTCTTCTTCGCTCCTTTCATTTCATTACTCTTCTTAGCCCTCGGGGTCCCACCTTCCGTAATGACAGAACTGCCACAGTTCCTGTGGTACCTCCTCATGTTTCCTTTCATCTGCCTTGAGCTCAAGATTTACGGTCAATGGATGTCCGGTGGTCAACGCAGGCTCTCCCGGGTCGCCAACCCTACGAACCATCTGTCAATCGTCGGGAACTTTGTGGGGGCGTTGCTTGGTGCAAGCATGGGACTTAGGGAAGGTCCAATGTTTTTCTACGCTGTTGGGATGGCTCATTACTTGGTTCTGTTCGTGACACTATACCAAAGACTACCTACCAACGAGACTTTGCCTAAAGATCTTCACCCtgtctttttcctttttgttgcGGCCCCGAGTGTTGCTTCCATGGCTTGGGCTAAGATCACTGGCTCCTTTGACTATGGCTCCAAAGTTTGTTACTTCATCGCCATTTTCCTCTACTTCTCTTTG GCTGTGCGGATTAATTTCTTTCGTGGAATCAA ATTTTCGTTGTCTTGGTGGGCGTATACATTTCCAATGACCGGAGCTGCAATTGCAACCATCAGGTACGCAACAGTAGTGAGGAGCACTATGACTCAAGTCATGTGTGTGATCCTCTGTGCTATAGCAACACTAGTCGTTTCGGCACTGCTAGTGACTACCATCATCCATGTCTTTGTCCTCGGCGATCTTTTTCCTAATGACTACGCCATAGCCATCAGCAACCGCCCGAGACGCAAACAGACTAGCCACCACCGGTGGCTCGACCAACTAAGAAACGTAAGCTCAGAGAACATCGAGAATTTCTTGAAATTCACAGACTCCGACAGCAGTCAGAGTAATGATCTAGAAGCTGGGAATGGAAAAATTCAAGAGAACGATTCggcttaa
- the LOC106447670 gene encoding uncharacterized protein LOC106447670 isoform X3, whose translation MYSVTGFNVTRSNQKFKGMYRVGFVCSMNWLLHFLKITELGPRPKGYCVSPKIVGGGSSWQQLFSEHFYNELVEYKLILDKAGDFLLQPEVLPLNRVR comes from the exons ATGTACTCTGTTACTGGGTTCAACGTTACACGTAGCAACCAAAAATTCAAAG GGATGTATCGGGTTGGCTTCGTGTGTTCAATGAATTGGCTACTGCATTTCTTGAAAATTACAGAGCTAGGGCCTAGACCCAAAGGTTATTGTGTCAGCCCAAAAATTGTTGGAG GTGGCAGCAGCTGGCAACAATTATTTTCGGAG CACTTTTACAATGAACTTGTGGAGTACAAGCTCATTCTTGACAAG GCTGGTGATTTTTTGCTTCAGCCAGAAGTCTTACCGCTCAACAGAGTGAGATAG
- the LOC106447670 gene encoding uncharacterized protein LOC106447670 isoform X2: MYSVTGFNVTRSNQKFKGMYRVGFVCSMNWLLHFLKITELGPRPKGYCVSPKIVGGGSSWQQLFSELQHFYNELVEYKLILDKAGDFLLQPEVLPLNRVR, from the exons ATGTACTCTGTTACTGGGTTCAACGTTACACGTAGCAACCAAAAATTCAAAG GGATGTATCGGGTTGGCTTCGTGTGTTCAATGAATTGGCTACTGCATTTCTTGAAAATTACAGAGCTAGGGCCTAGACCCAAAGGTTATTGTGTCAGCCCAAAAATTGTTGGAG GTGGCAGCAGCTGGCAACAATTATTTTCGGAG TTGCAGCACTTTTACAATGAACTTGTGGAGTACAAGCTCATTCTTGACAAG GCTGGTGATTTTTTGCTTCAGCCAGAAGTCTTACCGCTCAACAGAGTGAGATAG
- the LOC106447670 gene encoding uncharacterized protein LOC106447670 isoform X1, protein MYSVTGFNVTRSNQKFKGMYRVGFVCSMNWLLHFLKITELGPRPKGYCVSPKIVGGGSSWQQLFSESLLPISSALCLISLTFSEIKLQHFYNELVEYKLILDKAGDFLLQPEVLPLNRVR, encoded by the exons ATGTACTCTGTTACTGGGTTCAACGTTACACGTAGCAACCAAAAATTCAAAG GGATGTATCGGGTTGGCTTCGTGTGTTCAATGAATTGGCTACTGCATTTCTTGAAAATTACAGAGCTAGGGCCTAGACCCAAAGGTTATTGTGTCAGCCCAAAAATTGTTGGAG GTGGCAGCAGCTGGCAACAATTATTTTCGGAG TCATTACTTCCCATTTCTTCAGCCCTATGCTTAATTTCTCTCACCTTTTCTGAAATCAAGTTGCAGCACTTTTACAATGAACTTGTGGAGTACAAGCTCATTCTTGACAAG GCTGGTGATTTTTTGCTTCAGCCAGAAGTCTTACCGCTCAACAGAGTGAGATAG